The genomic interval TCTGAATGTCGCCGTTCACCACCTGGCGGTGCCAGTCGTGCAAGGCCATGGAATCGGTCACGCCCCACTTCAAGGTCACGTTGCCGAACTTGGTGAGTCCCGGAAGTTTGCGCACGTGGGTTGGATCTGCGCCTTCGCGATAGTCGATGGGATCGACGGTGATGTCGAAGCCGCTGGCCTCGCTGAAACCGGCTTGATCAATGCCGTCAATCTCGAGGCGAAAACGAAAATTGCGATAGGGATCATTTCTTGCCATAGGATCGAATCTCCTGAATCAGTACAGCAGTTGAGAACCAGCACAGTTGCGGGAGCGCCGTGCTCCAGCGCAGGGGTTGCGGCGGAGGCCAGGCTCGCATTGTCTCTTACACCTCGGCGACTTCGGAACCGCCGGCGAATTGCGTGATGCGGAAGATGACGAATTCCGCGGGTTTGACCGGCGCTACGCCGATGATGCAGATCAACCGGCCGTTGTCGATGTCGTCCTGGGTCATGGTGGTGCGATCACATTTCACGAAAAAGGCTTCTTCGGGGGTCAGCCCCATGAGCGCGCCGTCCCGCCACACCGTGGTGAGAAACTGGGTGATGGTCTGCCGCACGCGCGCCCACAGCCGCTCGTTGTTAGGCTCGAACACGACCCACTGCGTGCCTTCGTCGATGGATTCTTCCAAAAACAGGAACAGACGGCGCACGTTGATGTACTTCCGCAGACTGTTGCTCGAGGAAGTGCGCGCGCCCCACACGCGGATGCCCCGGCCTGGAAAAGCGCGAATGCAGTTGACGCCCTTGGGATTGAGCAGGTCTTGATTGCGCTTGGTGATTTGGATTTCCAATCCGGTAATGCCCTGCACCACGACATTGGCCGGCGCCTTGTGCACCCCGCGTTCAACATCGGTTTTGGCGTAGATACCGGCGACGTGACCAGAAGGCGGGATGCGCATATCTCTATTGGTGCGGGGATCGTAGATCTTGATCCACGGATAGTAGAACGCCGCATAGGTGGTATCGTGCGGCGGCCGTAGATCATTGTCGATCGGTGCGCCAGCGTTGGCATGCAGGACGGCAAAGCGATCAGCCATTTGCGTGCAATGCGTTACGATCTGATCCGTCAGCGGCACGCCCAGGTCGTGATGATTCGGTACGACCACAATCGAGATGTCATCGATTTGCTCGAAACCGCGCAAGCCGGTGCGGTAGATGGTGCCATCCGGCATGGTCACGTCGGGAGAGCTGGTGTAGTTGGTCACTCCCAGCGCGGCGCCGTCAACGCCAGCATCTCCCGGCTCGTCGAGATCCGCGAGTAGTGTCAGCGCTACGGCCACCGGGTTCTCCGTTTCGCCGGGATCGTAGTCGACCGTGATCAGATTGGAGCTTTTGTTAATGCGCGTCTCCCAAAAGTCGATCGACGAGGGGTTGGCGGAAAGATTGTCATACACTTCCAGCAAAGTCGGCTCGCGGCGATTGGGATCGGTGGCGAATTCCGGCTTGGTGGGATCAACCAGTGGCGTTGGCGGCGCGACATCCCAATACATAACCGTGAGTTTCACTTTGTCCCACGGTTCCGGCTGAGTCTCGAGCTGCAAGCTGCCCGCCTCAATCTTCACCGCGACGCGATTGCCCCAAGTGCCCGGACCAATCGCATTGAAAGTCACTTTTCCATCGTGCCGTGAGGTGGCGACACCGTCCACGCCGTCAGGCAGATCGCCGGACACCCGACCCACCCAGCAGCGCTGGCCGCCATTGCTGAAGAAACCGTCGACGGCATAGGCAAGAAACGAGTCCGCGAGGTAGCCGCCGTAGATGCGTTTGAATTCCTCGAAACCGGTGATGAAGCGGGGCCGCAGCGGGCCGCGCAAGGTCGCGCCCAGAAATCCGGCGGTGCTGGTGCTGACGCCCTCGATCGGCTTGGCGCCGATCTCGAACTCTTCGACGTATACGCCTGGCGAAAGATATTCCGGCATGGTTGGTTCTCCTTTGATTTCATGTCAATGTCACGAAGCGTGTATCAGAACTGAAATTTTGCCAACTCTTCGAGAATCTTCGCGCGCTTGCTGGCGGAAAGCTGCTCGCATTCCTTCTTCTTGGTGTCGTATTTTTCCGCGGCTTCCTTCTGCTGTTTCTCTTTGAAGCGCATCACCCGCAGCGCCGTGTCCATCGCCTGCCACTTTGCGACCAAATCCTGCTCGAGCATTTCACGAGTCGTTTCGACCGGCACCTTGCTGCCGTCCTTGATGATAATGTAATCATACAACAGCAAGTAATACATCACGGCGTATTTGCCGCCTTCCTCCTCTTTTTCGATTTGCTTCTGCAGTTCCGCTAACTTCTTCAGATCATCTTCAATGCGCTTTTGATGCAGCTTGGTTTTCTCGAATTCGGCAGTAGCGGCGGCGAGGTCTTTCTGAGCCGCTGCCAGCGCCTGGTCGGCATCATCCTTGGCCTTCTCCGCATCGGCAAGCTCACGCGTGCACTCTGTTTCTTTGCCGCCCCAGTCGTCAATGATTTTTAGGATTGCTGGCTCATTCTCTTTCACCGCCTCTTTCAGCATCGGCTCCTGGATGCGGGCGTAGCTGTCGCGCGCACTCCAATCCTCGGACAGCTTCGGCCGTGCTTTCTCGTAGGCGTCGAGAATCTTCTTAAGTTCCTTGATAAGCGCATCCAGCAAAGCAAAGTCGCCTTTCCAGGTTTTGTTGAGCTGATTCAGCCGCTGCAAATCCTTGTCGAGCTTGGTCAAATTGCGCTCCAACTCACTGCGTTTTTCCTCGGGCGTTTGTGCTTGTGCGGCAGCGCTGCCGCCGTTCTCCGGCACGGTTTGCCCTTGCACTGGTGCCCCGCTCAGGGTTGACATCTTTACCTCCTTGATTGCAACAATACGGGTTGACTGCTTCCGTGAGCGTTTGCGCCGCCCCGGGATCTTGACTCATCAGTATGATCATGGAAATTTGATTCGCTGCAAGTTGACCGTGGAGCCTTCCTTCATGTTGATGATCTGAATCGGTTTTTGCTGCCCGCCCTTGGCAATGGTGAGCGTGATTTCTTTGACAAAAGGCTCATCGTCTTCCAGTTCCACGTCTCTCAAAAACAGGGCAAACTCGCCGTTTTGATCAGTAACCGTGGCCGGAGGCCGGGTGGGATCAATGAACTCCGCCGCCGCCGTCACCGCCGCGCCGATAACCGGAACCAGCGGCACCGCCTGCGGGTCAACGACAACCATCCCTCTGATCAAGTTGGCATGCGCCGGAAAGGGATACGCGGGCGTGGTTTTGAGAATGAACTCCTCAACCGGATGCAGGTGATTCGGCCGCGGCACGATGATCTGCCGGGTCTGCGCAACAAACCAGTTGCCCGCCGCAGGATCCGGCCGCACCGCCACTGTATAGGTTTGCGGCAGCAGATTGTTGAAGCAGAAATAGCCGCTGCGATTGCGCACCGCCACGCGTTTGTTTCTGCCCTCTTCGATCACCACTTCGATCCCGGTGGCCGGCATTTCCAGCGTGAATTCATCGAACACCGCCACGGCGAGCGAAAGCGTGGTGGTGAGACGATCGCCGGCATAGGCGATGAAGCGGTTGGTGACATACGGCTGTTGGAGCGCCATTCAGCGATTCTCCTGTGCCGGAACCATGTGATCATGGTCCGCTTGTTTCGCTACCACACGTTGTGCGCTGTCGCTTCTTTCCGAATCGAGCGGCGCGGGGGTGACGAGATAACTCACCGAGGTGCGATAATCCCGGTTCGGAAAGACACTCCAAATGCGGGTGAGATCTTCAACCGTGATCGGGTTGAGCGTGAGGCGCAGCTCCAGGCCACTGCCGGCCAAATCGCCCTGCAAAATGGTACCCGCCAGGTTGCCGTGATCATAGAAGACCCGCATGGCGCGGCCCAAAATGCGGTGGGCCTGCAGCATGCGCTCGGTCAAGTCCGGAATGCCTTCCGCCGGATAGGTGGTGAGCAAGTAGTACAGATCCAGCGAGAGCGGCGGATAAACCAGCCTGGTTGAATTCACTTGCCGTGGGTTGTCGTTCTTCAAATAGGGATTCTCGACCACGGAATAGAGGAACAGGGACAAGCGAATGTCCTGGCCCGCCGCCTCCGCGGGCGACACCAGCGCGATTTGTTCGGGCGCGGCCACGTAATCGAGCATGTTCTGCCGCAGCAGGGCAATCAGAGTCGAGCCCACGGCGGCAATGGCGGAATCGCTCATCTCAATCCAGTACCTTTCCTTCGCGATAGAAATCGGATTCCACGTACAGCTTGCCCATCTTCTGGAACTCCCGCTTGGTGGCGCGCACCACGTGCTGCATGCGCACCGCTCCGCCCTCGGCGGCCGCCAAGTAAGCGGCTTTCAGGCCGATGTTTTTGATGTTGCCGCCGGTAATCTTCAGTTTTTTAGCGAGCAGCTTGAAATCAATCTCTTCACTCAGCGGCGTGCTGGACGGAAAGATGGCCGACCAAATTCGGTGGCGATACTTCTCGTCTGGGAACGGCAAGTCCACCACGAACTGCAGCCGTCGCACAAAGGCATCGTCCATATTCTTCTTCAAATTGGTGGCCAGGATGACGAGGCCTTCATACTCTTCCATCTTCTGCAACAAATACGCAATCTCGATGTTGGCGTAGCGATCGTGGGCATCCTTCACCTCCGAACGCTTGCCCAGCAGAGCGTCCGCTTCATCGAAAAACAGAATCGCATTGCTGTGTTCGGCTTCGGTGAAGACGCGGTTGAGATTCTTCTCGGTTTCGCCGATGTACTTGCTCACGACGGCGGAGAGGTCGATCTTGTACAAGTCGAGTCCGAGTTCGTTGGCGCTCACCTCGGCGGCCATGGTTTTGCCGGTGCCGCTGGGGCCGGCGAACAACGCATTGAGGCCGCGTCCCAGCGACAGTTTGCCGGCAAAGCCCCAATCGTGCAAAACCACATGACGGAACTTTACTTGATCGGCAATCTCGCGCAGTTGCTGCATTTGATCTTCCGGCAGCACGAGATCCTGCCAGGCATATTTCGGTTCGATCTTGCGCGCCAACGCCGAGAGTCTGGGCTGCGATTGAATCCGGCTGCTGCGGAACAAATCACGCAACGTGAGCGGCGTGCCCGCGGGATTCGCCAACCGGCCGGCCTGCGTGGCGAGCTGCACCGCGCCGGCAATCTGGCCGCCGTTCAAATCGAAGCGTGTAGTCAATTCTTCTAGCGGTTGCAGATCACCGGCTTCAAAAGAGCCATTGAGGTGCAAGCGCCAGAGCGCCTGTTGCTCCGCGGGATCGGGCGAAGGAATATCAATCGACAACATTCCAGGCAAATCAAGCAAGGCAGAAGGCATGGGAAGTTCGCTACCCAGGAAAGTTATCCAGCCCAGTTCGACAATTCCCTGCATGAAAGCCATTAAAAGCGGGGCCGGTTCCTCCGCATTCTGCGTAAGCTTTTCTATATGTCCAAAATAAATCGCGCAGGATTGCAACAGCCCCTCACGCAAAATCAGGCGCAGTTTTTCCTGAAACGTTTCTGGATGTGTCAGTAACACGCGCATGTCCGCAACAAGAAGTGGAATCCCATGGTCGCCACACAACGCCCGCGCCAGGGTCTTTTTGCCCGCGCCGGCGCGACCATGAAAATACAGCGTTCGTCGCGTAGGCCCGTCATTCTCAGCCTTCGCCGTGAGTAATGTTTGCAGACGTTGCCGCAGATGATCATTAACGACGACCTTCTCCCAGGCTAGTGGCGAGAGAAACTCGACCTCGTTGGCAATACGTTCCTCCACCACATGGACGTCAAGCGCGTAATGAACAATACGGGTTGCAGCCCGCAGTGAACGGTGCGCGGCTGAGTATGCGGAATCGTTTTCGCCTGGTTCCAACAGATCAAAGCGTCGCAAAGGCGCGGCATGAGTGAAATACTTTAGATTTTGCAGGCGATCTGCCGCGGTTTGGCAGAGCAGATTGAGAATCAAATCAATACTAGCGCATTTTTTGGTGAGATCGTTCTGGAGGTACGCATAAATTTTTTCATAGCGCGCATCGATCTGGGGCGCAAGGCAAATCAACACAGCTTGCTGTTCAAAGGTGTTAAGTTGAAAACAGTTGGCAAGCTGAACCAATGGCAACAAACGATGCTGCGCGCTGGTTGCTTGCAGGCGAACCTCAATCTCTGCCCGGAGTTGTTTGGCCTGTTGCAAAAGGCGCTCAACATGCTGTTGCGCGGGGCGGCCATTATTTTTGGGCGCATCATCAAGCACTTCGGCGGCGAACAAAGCATCAATCTCCTCATCCGCCGTAAAGAATCCGCGCAAATCTTTTATGCTATCGTAAAAATTGACCTGTCGCAAACGCAGCACATGCGCGAACAAAATTCGATTCAGCCAGCGCAATTCATCGAGCAAATGAGCATGGGCATTTTCATAAGAACCACCTGCGCGCGGCGAGGGACTCACAGGTGAATCCAAAACAGCGGGCCTTTGTAGAAATAGACTTTTCATCCTGATTGCATTTTTACGCGATTATTTTCACTTCAGGATTGCGACGGCTGCTCAAGCTTTGCGCATTATGGAAGAAAGTTCATTGAAACTCACGCAACATTCGAGCCATTTCTTTCTTCTCTTCTGAACTGACTTAATTGCTTAAATTTCATCCGAACAAATTTCCCCCCAAAAAGATCAGTACCTTGTTATGAGGTATGGTTGCCTCATGCTTCAAAGGGGAAAAAATAAAAGTCGCAGCTCTACCAGAGTTTATTTCGCTGAGGCCGCTACGCCTCAGTTGAGGTAAATCACCCTCACAATTCATATGTCTTATCATCATTTTCGCACAGTTGCCGCAGTGTTTGGGCCATCGCATTTGTTTTCGGCGACGCGGCCTTGAAGGCTGTTAGTCGATACAGATGACGCCGCTTTTGCAACACACCCGCCTTTACCAAAAACTTTAGCGCTTTTTCTACCGTCGCTTGCTCCTGACCAACCCACCACTGCGCGATGCCTTTCAAACTATCTTTTGCCTGCGGGTGATCATGCAAATATTGCAGGATGGCGATAGCGGCACGACGCACGTCGTCGTTTTCAATAAGTTTTCTCAAGATGTCAGACTGATAAACAACGGCCAATTAGCAAATAAGCCAGTTCATTGTCAGGCCATTTCGCAACATTCAAGCCACGATCACGGACGTTCTGGAGCAGAGATAATTCTTTAAATTTCTGGAAGGGATTTTTTTATTTCGGAAGGAACGCCGAAATCAAATGAGGCTTGCGCGCCTCATCTTGAATGAATTTTTTGAACGAAAATCAAGAACAAAGAGAGCTTTAGCAAGCGAGGTTTGCACACCTCTTGAGGTGGGCGCTCACCTCAGGTCACTAGGTGGAGACTAGGATAATTTATTCTTCGGTGGAGGGTTTGTCGAAGTTCGCATGCCATATTTTTTGAGCAACCCCGCCAGGCTTTTGCGATGAATGCCGGCCAAACGCGCAGCCGCGCTGAGATTGCCTTTGGCAAACGTCAACAGCTCTTGCAGATAAATGCTATCGCATCGCGCTAACGCTTCGTGGCGAACTTCGAACAAGGGGCGAATACTCGATTTCGGGGCGGGAAAAATTTCTTCTTTGAGGAGAGGAGCACCGGGCGTTTCCGTGAGAAGCATCCGAGTTTTGTTTTCCAACTCACGAACATTACCGGGCCAATCATAGTTTAGCCAGCTCCGCAAGATTTCCTCGGGTAACTCCGGAGGGTGCGGCATGCCTTCTTGAGAATACTTTTTGAGAAAGTAATAAGCCAGCGCCGGAATATCGGCTTTTCTTTCGCGCAGCGGCGGCAAAAAAAGATTGAGCCCCTCCAGGCGATAATATAAATCCTGGCGGAATTCTCTCCGCGAAACCGCCTGCGCAAGATTTTGATTGGTGGCTGCGATAACGTGCAAATCAACGCATTGGTATTTCGATTGACCTAACGGACGGTACTGCCGCTCCTGCAAAAAACGCAGAAATTTGGCTTGTGTGCTCATTGGCAAGGCTTCGACTTCATCCAAAAACAGCGTGCCGCCGTCTGCCTCCTGAATCAAACCGACGCCCGCGCTGTCAGCGCCGCTGTAAGCCCCGCGGGTATGCCCGAATAATTCATTTTCCACCAGATGTTCCGGGAGGGCGCCACAATCAATTGTTACAAATGGCTTGCCGGCGCGCGGACCAAGATAATGAATCGCGCGCGCGATCAATTCTTTGCCTGTGCCGGTTTCACCGGTGAGAAGAATGGTAGAATCGCAAGCGCCAAGCAGCGGCAATCGGCACATCAACTCCTTCATGACGCGGCTTTTGGCGACAATCTGGCTTTGGCGTATCTCGCGGCGCAATTTTTCTTGCAGGGTCTGCAAATGTTTCAGTGAGGCGATCTTCTTCGACAGCAAGGCGATTGCCGGACGTTTGTCCTCGTGAAAAACAATGATTTCTTCCACACCGAGTGCGGCAAGCACTTCCGCGCGGTGAGAATATCCCTCTGCTGCCAGCACGATGACGGTGGCCTCTGGGTTTATGCGGGTGAAATGCTCTGCAAGTCTTGGTGATTTTTCCAGGGCCAGCCAGTCGATGAGCAAGAGATGGAAGGGATGGGAGATGGTGGGGTTGAGCTGGAGATCATCCAGGTTGATCACTTGACAAGCAACGCTTTCTTGTATCGCATTGCCAATAAATTCGCTCAGTTGAGCATCCTTCGCAACTAAACCGATCTGGCACATTGTTTTCCCCTTCAAAACAAGACGGGAGCGTCTTTTCTTGTTTGAGATTTCGGCAATCGGATGATGCGCGCGGAGAGGGATGATAAAGTTACTCTATTCAAAGACGCACGGATATAAGAAATTTTCTCAATAAAATCTCAACTTTTTTTGTAAAATTTGATATTTTACCTGCAAATCGCCGGAGCCTGATGGAAGCATTTGCACTTTTTAAATTACAGTCACTTTGTTGAATTTGCCGATTTTTTATATGCCTCACCCCTTCAAAGTCAAATTTGCAAATCACCAAAACAACCTAAAATTCTGAATGGCCTGGGATCATCAGCATGAGTATGGAAATTCTAGAAGGCAAACAATGTATTCTCCCTGCGCTGCTGGCGCGTCAGAGAAAATTTCAACTTCTCTTGGTGAAACAAAACACCCCTGTCAAGCGCGTGCAAGAGGTGCTTGAAGCTGCGGAGGCGCAGGGTGTTCCCATCAAATTTGCGCCGCCAGAGGAGCTTGCGGCGTTGACAAAGGGTCGATCACACGGCGGCTTGGCGGCCATTTGTACACCCAAGCCGGAGATGAGCGTTACCGAGCTTTTGGAACAAAGTCGCCGCAACGAGCAACCTGCCTTTTTTCTTTTGATTGAAGGCACGGAGGACGCGCAAAATCTCGGTTATACTCTGCGCACCGCAGAGGCCATGGGCGCGCATGCTGTGTTTCTCAAAAAGCATGTATGGAATTTCGATGCCACCGCGGTTTCGCGCGCCTCTTCCGGCGCCTACGAGCGAATGCCCCTCGTTCAAATAGAAAATATCGAAAAATTATTGACGCCTTTTCGCCGTCTGGGAATAAAATTTTGGGGATGTATTGGCGGAGCTAAAAGGACGATTCATGAAGTGGATTTGACGGCCCCGATCATGCTTGCCATTGGCGGTGAGCGCCGCGGGTTATCCGGCGCGCTGTGGGAATTTTGTGATGGGTTTGCGCGCATTCCCACGGTGGGCGGCGCGACTTCACTTTCTCTGAGTCACGCCGCAAGTATCGTTATGGCGGAGGTGTTGCGGCAGCGGCATTCCCTCGCCCGGACGATAATTCCTGCTAATGACCTGTCTTAAAAAATTCGGTTCGCCTCCAACTCTCACACATTAAAATACTTTGCTGCTGCATGATGCACGATGATCGCCGAAGTCGATTGCTCCGGCACGAGTTGATATTCTTCCGTGAGTGAGATGTCAATACGACTCGGATCAAGCAGGCGAAAAAGCTTGACCTGATCTTCAAGATGCGGGCAGGCGGGGTAGCCAAAAGAATAGCGCGCTCCGCGATAGGTTTGCCGGAAC from Cytophagia bacterium CHB2 carries:
- a CDS encoding phage tail protein, coding for MARNDPYRNFRFRLEIDGIDQAGFSEASGFDITVDPIDYREGADPTHVRKLPGLTKFGNVTLKWGVTDSMALHDWHRQVVNGDIQRKNLAIVVQGEDGSDKARWNIVEGWPTKYTPTTLNAKGNEVAIETLEICNEGVIRVS
- a CDS encoding phage tail sheath family protein, which gives rise to MPEYLSPGVYVEEFEIGAKPIEGVSTSTAGFLGATLRGPLRPRFITGFEEFKRIYGGYLADSFLAYAVDGFFSNGGQRCWVGRVSGDLPDGVDGVATSRHDGKVTFNAIGPGTWGNRVAVKIEAGSLQLETQPEPWDKVKLTVMYWDVAPPTPLVDPTKPEFATDPNRREPTLLEVYDNLSANPSSIDFWETRINKSSNLITVDYDPGETENPVAVALTLLADLDEPGDAGVDGAALGVTNYTSSPDVTMPDGTIYRTGLRGFEQIDDISIVVVPNHHDLGVPLTDQIVTHCTQMADRFAVLHANAGAPIDNDLRPPHDTTYAAFYYPWIKIYDPRTNRDMRIPPSGHVAGIYAKTDVERGVHKAPANVVVQGITGLEIQITKRNQDLLNPKGVNCIRAFPGRGIRVWGARTSSSNSLRKYINVRRLFLFLEESIDEGTQWVVFEPNNERLWARVRQTITQFLTTVWRDGALMGLTPEEAFFVKCDRTTMTQDDIDNGRLICIIGVAPVKPAEFVIFRITQFAGGSEVAEV
- a CDS encoding DUF4255 domain-containing protein; amino-acid sequence: MSDSAIAAVGSTLIALLRQNMLDYVAAPEQIALVSPAEAAGQDIRLSLFLYSVVENPYLKNDNPRQVNSTRLVYPPLSLDLYYLLTTYPAEGIPDLTERMLQAHRILGRAMRVFYDHGNLAGTILQGDLAGSGLELRLTLNPITVEDLTRIWSVFPNRDYRTSVSYLVTPAPLDSERSDSAQRVVAKQADHDHMVPAQENR
- a CDS encoding AAA family ATPase produces the protein MKSLFLQRPAVLDSPVSPSPRAGGSYENAHAHLLDELRWLNRILFAHVLRLRQVNFYDSIKDLRGFFTADEEIDALFAAEVLDDAPKNNGRPAQQHVERLLQQAKQLRAEIEVRLQATSAQHRLLPLVQLANCFQLNTFEQQAVLICLAPQIDARYEKIYAYLQNDLTKKCASIDLILNLLCQTAADRLQNLKYFTHAAPLRRFDLLEPGENDSAYSAAHRSLRAATRIVHYALDVHVVEERIANEVEFLSPLAWEKVVVNDHLRQRLQTLLTAKAENDGPTRRTLYFHGRAGAGKKTLARALCGDHGIPLLVADMRVLLTHPETFQEKLRLILREGLLQSCAIYFGHIEKLTQNAEEPAPLLMAFMQGIVELGWITFLGSELPMPSALLDLPGMLSIDIPSPDPAEQQALWRLHLNGSFEAGDLQPLEELTTRFDLNGGQIAGAVQLATQAGRLANPAGTPLTLRDLFRSSRIQSQPRLSALARKIEPKYAWQDLVLPEDQMQQLREIADQVKFRHVVLHDWGFAGKLSLGRGLNALFAGPSGTGKTMAAEVSANELGLDLYKIDLSAVVSKYIGETEKNLNRVFTEAEHSNAILFFDEADALLGKRSEVKDAHDRYANIEIAYLLQKMEEYEGLVILATNLKKNMDDAFVRRLQFVVDLPFPDEKYRHRIWSAIFPSSTPLSEEIDFKLLAKKLKITGGNIKNIGLKAAYLAAAEGGAVRMQHVVRATKREFQKMGKLYVESDFYREGKVLD
- a CDS encoding AAA family ATPase, with the protein product MCQIGLVAKDAQLSEFIGNAIQESVACQVINLDDLQLNPTISHPFHLLLIDWLALEKSPRLAEHFTRINPEATVIVLAAEGYSHRAEVLAALGVEEIIVFHEDKRPAIALLSKKIASLKHLQTLQEKLRREIRQSQIVAKSRVMKELMCRLPLLGACDSTILLTGETGTGKELIARAIHYLGPRAGKPFVTIDCGALPEHLVENELFGHTRGAYSGADSAGVGLIQEADGGTLFLDEVEALPMSTQAKFLRFLQERQYRPLGQSKYQCVDLHVIAATNQNLAQAVSRREFRQDLYYRLEGLNLFLPPLRERKADIPALAYYFLKKYSQEGMPHPPELPEEILRSWLNYDWPGNVRELENKTRMLLTETPGAPLLKEEIFPAPKSSIRPLFEVRHEALARCDSIYLQELLTFAKGNLSAAARLAGIHRKSLAGLLKKYGMRTSTNPPPKNKLS
- a CDS encoding RNA methyltransferase; translated protein: MSMEILEGKQCILPALLARQRKFQLLLVKQNTPVKRVQEVLEAAEAQGVPIKFAPPEELAALTKGRSHGGLAAICTPKPEMSVTELLEQSRRNEQPAFFLLIEGTEDAQNLGYTLRTAEAMGAHAVFLKKHVWNFDATAVSRASSGAYERMPLVQIENIEKLLTPFRRLGIKFWGCIGGAKRTIHEVDLTAPIMLAIGGERRGLSGALWEFCDGFARIPTVGGATSLSLSHAASIVMAEVLRQRHSLARTIIPANDLS